One window of the Staphylococcus equorum genome contains the following:
- a CDS encoding LysE family translocator: MEGLAAFITITLMIIIVPGPDFFVVMKNSITSGKGNGAMAALGITSAHVIYSLLAVFGIIFILANMYYVFLMIKILGACYLIYLGIKSIICARQSMNFSTSQMQAQQISYLSSYRQGFISTILNPKALLYYISILPQFITAGEGVSSQIAILSAIVTTVILIWFIFCVYIFQYIKLLFGNRKIKAVFDYAVGAILIGLSISLLFSKSS; this comes from the coding sequence ATGGAAGGACTTGCAGCATTTATTACGATTACATTAATGATTATTATTGTTCCTGGTCCAGATTTTTTTGTAGTAATGAAAAATTCAATTACTTCAGGTAAAGGTAATGGCGCAATGGCCGCATTAGGTATTACGTCAGCACACGTTATCTATTCATTATTAGCAGTATTTGGCATTATATTTATCTTGGCAAATATGTATTATGTCTTTCTAATGATTAAAATTTTAGGCGCATGTTATCTGATTTATTTAGGAATTAAAAGTATCATCTGTGCACGTCAAAGCATGAATTTTTCAACATCTCAAATGCAGGCACAACAGATTAGTTATTTAAGTTCTTATCGACAAGGTTTTATCAGCACAATATTAAACCCTAAAGCATTACTTTATTACATAAGTATATTACCGCAATTTATAACTGCTGGCGAAGGTGTGTCATCTCAAATTGCAATATTATCGGCAATAGTAACAACAGTTATTCTCATCTGGTTTATTTTTTGCGTATACATATTCCAATATATCAAATTACTTTTTGGAAATAGAAAAATAAAAGCGGTGTTTGATTATGCAGTAGGTGCCATCCTTATTGGTTTATCTATCAGTTTATTATTTAGTAAAAGCAGCTGA
- a CDS encoding DMT family transporter: MAWILLIIAGVFEMLGINFLNAYTHTRKTSAVIGLIGFFSLSFLALSMAMTQLPMSTAYAVWTGIGAVGGAILGMVFYKESTDIKRIICIAVILASTVGLKLLS, translated from the coding sequence ATGGCTTGGATATTATTAATCATTGCAGGTGTTTTTGAAATGTTAGGCATTAACTTTTTAAATGCTTATACGCATACACGAAAAACATCTGCTGTCATAGGATTGATAGGTTTCTTTAGTTTGAGCTTCTTAGCTTTATCTATGGCAATGACTCAATTACCTATGAGTACAGCGTATGCAGTTTGGACAGGTATTGGTGCAGTGGGCGGAGCGATATTGGGTATGGTTTTTTATAAAGAGTCTACCGATATCAAAAGAATAATTTGTATTGCAGTCATATTAGCTAGTACGGTTGGTTTGAAATTATTGAGTTAA
- a CDS encoding DMT family transporter yields MNWIKIIIASIFEVGWVIGLTHATTGLEWMLTIIAIFLSFYLLIDASKMLPVGTSYAVFVGLGTTGVTIFDFAFFGQEVNYGKIILILTLLLGVICLKLVTPDKGGEA; encoded by the coding sequence ATGAATTGGATAAAAATTATTATCGCATCAATATTTGAAGTTGGTTGGGTCATTGGGTTAACACATGCAACGACAGGTCTAGAATGGATGTTAACAATTATAGCTATATTTTTAAGTTTTTATTTGCTTATAGATGCATCCAAAATGTTACCAGTGGGTACATCTTATGCAGTATTTGTTGGTCTGGGTACAACAGGTGTCACTATATTTGATTTTGCTTTCTTTGGCCAGGAAGTTAATTATGGAAAAATTATATTAATTTTAACATTACTTTTAGGTGTGATTTGTTTGAAATTAGTCACACCAGATAAAGGGGGAGAAGCATAA
- the merA gene encoding hypothiocyanous acid reductase MerA: MRQFDLVIIGFGKGGKTLAKFASAQGKKVAVIEKSKKMYGGTCINVGCIPSKTLVHEGLTHNDFNKAFSRKKDVVDALNNKNYHNLADDNNIEVLDYTAKFKSNNEVKLLNDNEDVVETLHAEDVVINTGAMSVIPPITGVESSQHLYDSAGIMSLDFQPKQLVIIGAGYIALEFASMFANFDTQVTVLERGNDIMPKEDHDIVTEVKKDLANKGVNIIYNVNTERFEDTESGTIVHTSNGDYEADAVLLATGRKPNVDLDLDNTDVTLGEHGEIKVNEYLQTDAQHVYAIGDVKGGMQFTYISLDDFRIVKDQLFGTGVRSTENRGAVPYTVFIDPPMARVGLTGQEAKNQGYNVIENALPVNAIPRHKVNNDPRGLFKVVVNKDTETILGATLYGLESEEIINVLKLAIDQKLNYKVLKDNIYTHPTMVESFNDLFDM; the protein is encoded by the coding sequence ATGAGACAATTTGATTTAGTGATTATAGGATTTGGTAAAGGTGGTAAAACATTAGCGAAATTTGCTTCAGCACAAGGTAAAAAAGTAGCAGTCATTGAGAAGTCTAAAAAGATGTATGGTGGCACTTGTATCAATGTTGGTTGTATTCCTTCAAAAACGCTTGTTCACGAAGGTCTAACTCATAATGATTTTAACAAAGCATTTTCTAGAAAAAAAGATGTGGTAGATGCGTTGAATAATAAAAATTATCATAATCTTGCAGATGATAATAATATTGAAGTCTTGGATTATACTGCGAAGTTCAAATCTAACAATGAAGTGAAGTTATTAAATGACAATGAGGATGTAGTGGAAACATTGCATGCAGAAGATGTCGTTATTAATACGGGCGCAATGTCAGTCATACCACCAATTACAGGCGTCGAAAGTTCTCAGCATTTATACGATTCTGCTGGGATTATGAGTTTGGATTTTCAGCCTAAGCAATTAGTCATCATTGGTGCTGGATATATTGCTTTAGAATTTGCGTCAATGTTTGCTAACTTCGATACACAAGTGACCGTACTTGAACGTGGCAACGATATTATGCCTAAAGAAGATCATGATATAGTTACAGAAGTTAAAAAAGATTTAGCTAACAAAGGTGTAAATATCATATACAATGTGAACACAGAGCGCTTTGAAGATACTGAATCTGGAACTATTGTGCATACGTCTAATGGAGATTATGAAGCGGATGCAGTCCTGTTAGCGACTGGTCGTAAGCCTAATGTGGATTTAGATTTAGACAATACGGATGTAACGCTTGGTGAGCATGGAGAAATTAAAGTGAATGAATATCTCCAAACGGATGCGCAACATGTTTATGCAATCGGTGATGTTAAAGGTGGTATGCAATTCACATATATCTCTTTAGATGACTTTAGAATTGTTAAAGATCAACTCTTTGGAACGGGTGTGCGTTCTACTGAAAATAGAGGCGCTGTGCCTTATACAGTATTTATTGATCCGCCAATGGCACGTGTAGGTTTGACTGGTCAAGAAGCTAAAAATCAAGGCTACAATGTAATAGAAAACGCACTTCCAGTTAACGCTATCCCTAGACATAAAGTGAATAATGATCCAAGAGGCTTGTTTAAAGTAGTAGTGAATAAAGATACGGAAACAATACTTGGAGCAACATTATATGGCTTAGAATCAGAAGAAATCATTAATGTATTAAAATTAGCAATAGATCAAAAGTTAAATTATAAGGTATTGAAAGATAATATTTATACACATCCAACGATGGTTGAATCATTTAATGATTTATTTGATATGTAA
- the hypR gene encoding redox-sensitive transcriptional regulator HypR produces MNLEFNIAVHLLTFLVKHSDARYSSGSLSERICINPVQLRRVTRKLNDQHYLDASRGKYGGYQANEVTADVNLADLFELFNEERSDGRIFTGDEGSDCEISREIGTTMSKFQQKENDILINYYKTITITDVLNDVMKEDIHETI; encoded by the coding sequence ATGAATTTAGAGTTTAATATAGCAGTCCATCTGCTAACATTTCTAGTTAAGCATTCAGATGCACGTTATAGTAGTGGTTCATTATCAGAGCGGATATGTATTAATCCTGTGCAATTACGCAGGGTGACAAGAAAGTTAAATGATCAACATTACCTAGATGCTAGTAGGGGGAAGTATGGTGGTTATCAAGCTAATGAAGTAACCGCTGATGTTAATCTGGCAGACTTATTTGAATTATTTAATGAGGAAAGATCAGATGGACGTATTTTTACAGGTGACGAAGGTAGTGATTGTGAGATTTCCAGGGAAATAGGGACTACAATGTCTAAGTTTCAGCAAAAAGAAAATGATATATTAATAAATTATTATAAAACTATAACAATTACAGATGTATTAAATGATGTAATGAAGGAGGATATTCATGAGACAATTTGA
- a CDS encoding VOC family protein, which produces MIKKLDEVMIYVYDHDKAIEFWTKNLNFVVVADDEEMGMRVVKLLPEDDAQTAIVLQDKAKVDEMDMGVSTTTPSLIFATTQFDHLYDRLKSNQNAVGDIMDLPMGRVFNFADAENNYFAVKEI; this is translated from the coding sequence ATGATTAAAAAATTAGATGAAGTTATGATATACGTATATGATCACGATAAAGCAATTGAATTTTGGACAAAAAACTTAAACTTTGTAGTAGTAGCCGATGACGAAGAAATGGGTATGCGCGTAGTAAAACTGCTTCCAGAAGACGATGCTCAAACTGCTATTGTATTGCAGGACAAAGCGAAAGTTGACGAAATGGACATGGGTGTCAGTACAACTACACCATCACTGATTTTCGCAACAACACAATTCGACCACTTATATGATCGTTTGAAATCTAATCAAAATGCAGTTGGAGACATTATGGATTTACCTATGGGTAGAGTCTTTAATTTTGCAGATGCCGAAAACAATTATTTCGCAGTTAAAGAAATATAA
- a CDS encoding poly-gamma-glutamate hydrolase family protein yields MKRIFHLYLYYLIMLAIVAAILLSLYFLYVWKNNQPQNQDYYKNFEELKADTKEDRDWQINSKTTNNKDILVTAIHGGGIEPGTSELAKIISKKGNFNLYSFEGLLKSNNAKLHITSTRFDDPKLKDMTSKSDETVSIHGIREDKKVVYIGGKDKDMAKSIRKELENEDFNVENSPDYVNGDSSQNIINKNDTGSGVQLEISTEYRKSFFEDDELGRSTRENPNDYRQSIYDFAEAVTKGVKEQTTKD; encoded by the coding sequence ATGAAAAGAATCTTCCACTTGTATTTATATTATTTAATTATGTTAGCTATCGTTGCCGCTATTTTACTTTCTTTATATTTTTTATATGTGTGGAAAAACAATCAGCCGCAAAATCAAGACTATTATAAGAATTTCGAAGAACTGAAAGCTGACACAAAAGAAGATCGTGATTGGCAAATCAATTCAAAAACGACAAATAACAAAGATATATTAGTTACTGCTATTCATGGTGGCGGTATTGAGCCTGGCACTTCTGAATTGGCAAAAATCATTTCTAAAAAAGGTAACTTTAATCTATATAGTTTTGAAGGTTTATTAAAATCGAATAATGCTAAATTGCATATTACTTCGACTCGTTTCGATGATCCCAAATTAAAAGACATGACGAGCAAATCTGATGAAACGGTGTCTATTCACGGCATTCGAGAAGATAAAAAAGTTGTCTACATTGGTGGTAAAGATAAAGATATGGCCAAATCTATACGTAAGGAATTAGAAAATGAAGATTTTAATGTTGAAAATAGCCCTGATTATGTAAATGGCGATTCCAGCCAAAATATCATTAATAAAAATGATACAGGCTCAGGTGTTCAACTTGAGATTTCAACAGAATATCGTAAGTCATTTTTTGAGGACGATGAGCTTGGTCGCTCCACGAGAGAAAATCCAAATGATTACAGACAATCCATCTACGACTTTGCTGAAGCTGTTACAAAGGGCGTAAAAGAGCAAACAACAAAAGATTAG
- a CDS encoding BglG family transcription antiterminator, translating to MFIYIYIALFRVEHKLIIKDEGNIFNGYTKTSEDVNQFFKQLVEMIECNFNIQLPTKEKQYIWAHILTSGLTSENANIHENKELNMLIEHILRRIKQVFHLDLTDEEELRNNLSLHLSTSITRYKYKMNIRNPLLAEIKKNYPFSFDIALVGSKVIEEVYKIRISESEIGYLALHFELALKKPNNLDNKINTTIVCASGLASSQLIKYKLIENFSNEITTTNSLQLYELSEHKLQGTDLIISTIPLEKDFSVPVIYVNTILTDVDILNLKKFIDNYNVGQKEKLIELFAIKSNVESKDELLSEIESDLKALHYIKSDFFEKVNEREEVATTAYGNLIAVPHPVTPSAKQSFIYIVKLDKPIQWGDKDVQLVFCLGLKSQTTVDMEPIFKRISHIINDFSLVVELLNQSNEKDLKETYFDIY from the coding sequence TTGTTCATATATATATATATAGCACTGTTTAGGGTTGAACATAAACTCATTATTAAAGATGAAGGTAATATATTTAATGGCTATACGAAAACGAGTGAAGATGTTAATCAATTTTTTAAGCAGTTAGTAGAAATGATAGAATGCAATTTTAATATCCAATTACCTACTAAAGAAAAACAATATATTTGGGCACATATATTAACGTCAGGTCTTACTTCAGAAAACGCTAATATTCATGAAAATAAAGAATTAAATATGTTGATAGAGCATATTTTAAGAAGAATAAAACAAGTGTTTCACTTAGATTTAACAGATGAAGAAGAATTGAGAAATAATCTAAGCTTACATTTATCTACTTCTATTACGAGATATAAATATAAAATGAATATCAGAAATCCATTATTAGCAGAAATTAAAAAGAACTATCCATTTTCATTTGATATCGCTTTAGTAGGAAGTAAAGTAATTGAAGAAGTATACAAAATAAGAATTTCTGAAAGTGAAATTGGTTACCTTGCTTTGCATTTTGAATTGGCTTTGAAAAAACCGAACAATCTGGATAACAAAATCAATACAACTATTGTTTGTGCATCTGGTTTGGCTAGTTCACAGCTAATAAAATATAAATTGATTGAAAACTTTAGTAACGAAATCACGACAACCAATTCATTACAATTGTATGAGTTAAGTGAACATAAATTGCAAGGAACAGATTTAATAATATCAACAATTCCTCTGGAAAAAGATTTCTCTGTACCTGTCATTTATGTAAATACAATTTTAACTGATGTAGATATTTTAAACTTGAAAAAATTTATAGATAACTACAATGTAGGACAAAAAGAAAAGTTAATTGAACTTTTTGCGATTAAAAGTAATGTTGAAAGCAAAGATGAATTATTATCAGAAATTGAGTCTGATTTAAAAGCATTGCATTATATAAAATCAGACTTTTTTGAAAAAGTTAATGAACGAGAAGAAGTAGCTACTACGGCTTATGGTAACCTTATCGCTGTTCCTCATCCTGTTACACCGTCTGCTAAACAATCTTTTATTTATATAGTTAAATTAGACAAACCTATTCAATGGGGGGACAAAGATGTTCAACTTGTCTTTTGTTTAGGTTTAAAATCACAAACAACAGTTGATATGGAACCTATTTTCAAAAGGATTAGTCATATTATTAATGATTTTAGTTTAGTAGTAGAATTATTAAATCAGTCAAATGAAAAAGATTTAAAAGAAACGTACTTTGATATTTATTAA
- a CDS encoding BglG family transcription antiterminator, giving the protein MYNYSSTYISGEFIGKSLSVSPRTVRNDLKELNESEKEFGFYIFSKKSVGYKLIIKNKEKFNLFLNDQYLKDELLNFNNQDSRVRYIFSQLLVLDNYVKIDDLSERMFVSDTTIKKDLKMIREQLEKHDLNLITSPYHGLKIDGHEFQKRYAIAEFLLDPLSMDELFDSEEINVLKNKIIGIINRFNITIPDVKLENLVVHIYIYSTV; this is encoded by the coding sequence ATGTATAATTATTCAAGCACCTATATTTCTGGGGAGTTTATAGGTAAAAGTTTGAGTGTTTCTCCTAGAACAGTTAGAAATGATTTGAAAGAATTAAATGAATCAGAAAAAGAATTTGGATTTTATATTTTTTCTAAGAAATCAGTGGGATATAAATTGATAATAAAAAATAAAGAAAAATTCAATTTATTCCTAAATGATCAATATTTAAAAGATGAGCTTCTCAATTTTAATAATCAAGATAGTAGAGTTAGATATATATTTAGTCAATTACTTGTACTGGATAACTATGTAAAGATTGACGATTTAAGTGAACGAATGTTTGTAAGTGATACGACTATAAAGAAAGACTTGAAAATGATACGAGAACAGTTAGAAAAACATGATTTGAATCTGATAACAAGCCCATATCATGGGTTGAAAATAGATGGACATGAATTTCAGAAAAGATATGCGATTGCAGAGTTTTTATTAGATCCGTTATCTATGGATGAGCTTTTTGATAGCGAAGAAATAAATGTACTTAAAAATAAAATTATCGGAATAATCAATCGATTTAACATTACAATACCTGATGTGAAATTAGAAAATTTGGTTGTTCATATATATATATATAGCACTGTTTAG
- a CDS encoding glycoside hydrolase family 1 protein, giving the protein MKITFPKDFWWGSAASATQTEGTKSMTEQSIWDYWYEKEPNRFYDNVGPDVTSNFYNTYKEDIKLMKETGHNSFRLSISWTRMINQDTGNINENAVEFYNNVINELIANGIEPFVNLYHFDMPMKQQNKGGFESREVVDNYVAYAQKCFDLYGDRVKKWFTFNEPIVPVEGGYLYNFRYPDINDAKRGFQYAFNTILANAKTIKLFKEQNYNGEIGIVLNLTPSYPRSENEEDKKAALIADLFFNKSFLDPATKGTFPEQLVEMIKAQDLMPFYKSEDLEIIKHNTVDLLGVNYYLPRRVKAKENIPNPNSPFTPEFYFDNYEMPGRKMNPYRGWEIYPEGIYDIMKNLQNNYGNITSFISENGMGVENEARFIENNQIQDDYRIEFLKDHLYWLNKAIKEGANCKGYHMWTFMDNWSWMNAYKNRYGFISVDINTQARTIKKSGYWFKKLSEENMFEL; this is encoded by the coding sequence ATGAAAATTACTTTTCCGAAAGATTTTTGGTGGGGCAGTGCGGCAAGTGCGACACAAACTGAAGGAACGAAATCTATGACTGAACAATCCATATGGGATTACTGGTATGAAAAAGAACCAAATCGATTTTATGATAATGTTGGACCAGATGTCACATCGAATTTTTATAACACATATAAAGAAGATATTAAACTGATGAAAGAAACAGGCCATAATTCGTTTCGTTTGTCCATTTCTTGGACAAGGATGATAAATCAAGATACAGGAAATATAAACGAAAACGCAGTTGAATTTTATAATAATGTCATTAATGAATTAATAGCTAATGGCATTGAGCCTTTTGTTAATTTATATCACTTTGATATGCCTATGAAACAACAAAATAAAGGAGGGTTTGAATCGAGAGAAGTTGTCGATAATTATGTTGCTTATGCACAAAAATGCTTTGATTTATATGGTGATAGAGTGAAAAAATGGTTTACGTTTAACGAGCCGATTGTGCCAGTTGAAGGAGGCTATTTATATAATTTCCGTTATCCTGATATCAATGATGCCAAAAGAGGTTTTCAATATGCTTTTAATACGATATTAGCAAATGCTAAAACAATCAAGTTATTTAAAGAACAGAACTATAACGGAGAAATAGGCATAGTGTTGAACTTAACACCTTCTTATCCAAGAAGTGAAAATGAAGAAGATAAAAAAGCTGCATTAATAGCAGATTTATTTTTTAATAAGAGTTTTCTAGATCCTGCTACAAAAGGTACTTTTCCAGAACAATTAGTAGAAATGATCAAAGCACAGGATTTAATGCCTTTTTATAAGAGTGAAGACTTGGAAATCATAAAACATAATACAGTAGATTTATTAGGCGTAAATTATTATTTACCTAGACGTGTTAAAGCTAAAGAAAATATACCTAACCCTAATTCGCCATTCACCCCAGAATTTTATTTTGATAATTATGAAATGCCAGGCAGAAAAATGAACCCTTATAGAGGTTGGGAAATTTATCCAGAAGGTATCTATGATATCATGAAAAACTTACAAAATAACTATGGCAATATTACTTCATTTATTTCTGAAAATGGAATGGGCGTAGAAAATGAAGCAAGGTTTATAGAAAACAATCAAATACAAGATGATTATAGAATCGAATTTTTGAAAGATCATTTGTATTGGCTTAATAAAGCTATTAAAGAAGGTGCAAATTGTAAAGGTTACCATATGTGGACATTTATGGATAATTGGTCTTGGATGAATGCCTATAAAAATAGATATGGATTTATTTCTGTGGACATTAATACGCAAGCACGTACAATTAAAAAGAGTGGGTATTGGTTTAAAAAATTATCAGAGGAAAACATGTTTGAATTATAA
- a CDS encoding PTS lactose/cellobiose transporter subunit IIA, translating into MDNTEIAFQIILLAGNGRSSAMEAIQYVKENDFETAKEKMKEAEQEINKAHNFQTSLLQEEAQGKDYQLNLILIHSQDHLMNALTIKDMANEIIDIYQEIKANR; encoded by the coding sequence ATGGATAATACAGAAATAGCATTCCAAATTATCTTGCTAGCTGGAAATGGTAGGTCAAGTGCAATGGAAGCAATTCAATATGTGAAAGAAAATGATTTCGAGACTGCTAAGGAAAAAATGAAAGAAGCAGAGCAAGAAATAAATAAGGCGCATAATTTTCAAACAAGTTTATTGCAAGAAGAAGCACAAGGAAAAGATTATCAATTAAATTTAATACTTATACATTCACAAGATCATTTAATGAATGCACTAACAATAAAAGATATGGCAAACGAAATCATCGATATTTATCAAGAAATAAAAGCAAACAGATAG
- the celB gene encoding PTS cellobiose transporter subunit IIC — MENKFMEKLEDILLPIADNLNNNKYLSSLRDGFMVALPLIIFGSIFIVIANFPFLDKILSESQFSAWQAMVGPDSESTLSIMGLYVIIGIGYKLTEKNGFEGIYGAVTALSSVLILTPQVFEKTEGVIPVEILGAKGMFLGIFVSIISCEIYSYLCRKEIAIKMPNGVLTQVAKSFSALIPISVTLSVILIVRILISFTPFDTLQNFIYTILQQPLTELGSGLTATIIAVLLIQIFWFFGLHGQIIVNTVFDPIWYSLNNENLEAFKANQELPNIITKQFIDTFLVGMGGTGGTMVVIILIFIVSRSQQNKEIGKLGAPASIFNVNEPILFGLPVIMNPIILVPWIIAPVVVTIITYFSMGLGLVPKPSGVIVPWTTPIFISGYLATGNAWQGAVLQLFNLIVTFLIWLPFFKVLDNGYFRKEQEKSKSEE, encoded by the coding sequence ATGGAAAATAAATTTATGGAAAAACTAGAAGATATATTATTACCAATTGCAGATAACTTGAATAACAATAAGTATCTTTCGAGTTTAAGAGATGGATTTATGGTTGCTTTACCTTTAATTATTTTTGGTTCAATTTTTATTGTAATAGCCAATTTTCCATTTTTAGACAAAATATTATCTGAATCACAATTTTCGGCTTGGCAAGCTATGGTTGGACCAGATTCAGAGTCCACGCTCTCTATAATGGGGCTATATGTAATTATAGGTATTGGTTATAAGCTGACAGAGAAAAATGGATTTGAAGGTATTTATGGCGCTGTAACAGCATTAAGTAGTGTTTTGATTTTAACACCTCAAGTTTTTGAAAAAACGGAAGGCGTCATACCGGTCGAGATTTTAGGGGCAAAAGGTATGTTCTTAGGTATTTTTGTGTCTATTATTTCGTGTGAAATTTACAGTTATCTATGTCGGAAAGAGATAGCAATTAAAATGCCTAATGGTGTACTAACTCAAGTGGCCAAATCATTCAGTGCTTTAATTCCTATTTCGGTAACACTTTCGGTGATATTAATCGTTAGAATATTAATTTCTTTTACACCTTTCGATACATTACAAAACTTTATTTATACAATTTTGCAACAACCATTAACAGAATTAGGTAGCGGATTGACGGCTACAATTATTGCAGTACTTCTAATACAAATATTTTGGTTTTTCGGATTACATGGCCAAATCATTGTAAATACTGTATTTGATCCAATTTGGTATTCTTTGAATAACGAAAATTTAGAGGCATTTAAAGCAAATCAAGAGTTGCCTAATATTATAACCAAACAATTTATAGACACATTCTTAGTAGGTATGGGCGGTACTGGTGGCACAATGGTAGTCATTATATTGATATTTATTGTTTCCAGAAGTCAGCAAAACAAAGAAATTGGGAAGTTAGGCGCCCCAGCTTCTATTTTCAATGTAAACGAACCGATATTATTTGGATTACCAGTAATAATGAATCCAATTATACTTGTACCATGGATTATTGCTCCAGTCGTAGTAACTATAATAACTTATTTTTCTATGGGATTAGGATTGGTACCTAAACCTTCTGGCGTCATTGTTCCTTGGACAACTCCTATTTTCATAAGTGGATATTTAGCTACAGGAAACGCTTGGCAAGGTGCAGTATTACAGCTATTTAATTTAATTGTTACGTTCTTAATTTGGTTACCATTCTTTAAAGTATTGGACAATGGTTATTTTAGAAAAGAACAAGAAAAATCAAAGAGTGAGGAGTAA
- a CDS encoding PTS sugar transporter subunit IIB, producing the protein MKNILLSCSAGMSTSLLVTKMKEAAESADIEVNIEAVSSDNAFSKLDNYDVLLIGPQMRFMKRKFEKYAKENNIEIPIDIIDTVAYGRIDGDGVLKQSLNLIGK; encoded by the coding sequence ATCAAAAATATTTTATTATCATGTTCCGCAGGGATGTCTACAAGTTTATTAGTTACCAAGATGAAAGAGGCAGCAGAAAGTGCTGATATTGAAGTTAACATTGAAGCAGTATCAAGTGATAATGCTTTTTCAAAATTAGATAACTATGACGTGTTATTAATTGGTCCGCAAATGAGATTCATGAAGCGAAAATTTGAAAAATACGCTAAAGAAAACAATATCGAAATTCCTATTGATATTATTGATACTGTTGCATATGGGCGTATTGATGGTGATGGTGTATTAAAGCAATCACTAAATTTAATAGGAAAGTAG